A window from Salvia miltiorrhiza cultivar Shanhuang (shh) chromosome 2, IMPLAD_Smil_shh, whole genome shotgun sequence encodes these proteins:
- the LOC131008625 gene encoding MADS-box transcription factor 23-like, translated as MGRGKIAIKRIDNSTSRQVTFSKRRNGLLKKAKELSILCDAQVGLVIFSSTGKLHEFSNTSMKSVIERYNKMKEEHRQLLNPESDVKFWQREAATLSQQIQELQENHRRLMGEELYGLSVNDLQRIEDQLELSLRSVRIKKEKILTEEIGELNRTGSFIHQENAELYKKVKLIEQENMELYKKVYGVKDTSSANGSGYSLCMSREFHGPIQLQLSPPTPHLETPQKLITDSI; from the exons ATGGGGAGGGGCAAAATTGCGATAAAGAGGATCGATAACTCAACGAGCAGGCAAGTGACCTTCTCGAAGAGGAGAAATGGGCTGTTGAAGAAGGCCAAGGAGCTCTCGATTCTCTGCGATGCACAAGTTGGTTTAGTCATATTCTCCAGCACAGGCAAACTTCATGAGTTTTCCAACACCAG CATGAAATCAGTTATCGAACGCTACAATAAAATGAAAGAGGAACACCGTCAGCTGCTTAACCCAGAGTCTGATGTAAAG TTTTGGCAAAGGGAGGCGGCAACCTTAAGCCAACAAATACAGGAATTGCAGGAAAATCATCG GagattgatgggagaagagctATATGGATTGAGTGTGAATGATCTACAAAGAATAGAAGACCAGCTAGAATTGAGTCTACGGAGCGTGCGCATTAAAAAG GAGAAGATATTAACAGAAGAGATTGGAGAGCTTAATAGAACG GGAAGCTTCATCCATCAGGAGAATGCGGAGCTCTACAAGAAGGTAAAGCTCATTGAACAAGAGAACATGGAACTATATAAAAAG GTTTATGGGGTAAAGGATACAAGTTCAGCAAATGGAAGTGGTTATAGTTTGTGTATGAGCAGAGAATTTCACGGACCCATCCAACTGCAGCTAAGCCCTCCTACTCCACACCTCGAAACGCCTCAAAAGCTAATTACAGACTCCATCTGA
- the LOC131008626 gene encoding bet1-like protein At4g14600, which produces MAGPYRSREGLSTRSAAFGGNSDEFQVRIEPDFDEEVSGLRKQVRRLRDVAQDIETEAKFQNDFLNQLQMTLIKAQAGVKNNMRRLNKSIVWEGSSHVMHVVLFALLLFFVVYLLAKISRR; this is translated from the exons ATGGCTGGCCCGTATCGATCGAG AGAGGGATTAAGCACCAGATCGGCGGCGTTTGGTGGCAATTCAGATGAGTTTCAGGTGCGAATCGAGCCCGACTTTGACGAGGAGGTCAGCGGTCTTCGCAAGCAAGTTCGACGGTTACGTGAt GTAGCTCAAGACATCGAGACAGAAGCTAAGTTTCAGAATGATTTCCTTAATCAATTG CAAATGACATTGATCAAAGCTCAGGCTGGGGTGAAAAACAACATGAGGAGACTGAACAAGAGCATTGTCTGGGAAGGGTCGAGCCATGTCATGCATGTCGTTCTTTTTGCATTGTTATTATTCTTTGTTGTGTACTTGTTAGCCAAAATATCTCGAAGATGA